The DNA region AGGGCCGAGGACAAGGTCATCAAGAACCGGCTCGTCACCACGAGGACCCCCGGTCCGGAGGACCTCGAGCCGCAAGCCGTGACGGGCGATCAGGGGATGATGGTCACCGAGTACGCCCCGTACGGCACGATCGGGGCCATCACCCCGACAACGAACCCGACGTCCACGATCATCAACAACGCCATCGCCACTGTCGCCGCGGGCAACTCCATCGTCTTCAACGTCCACCCCAATGCGAAGCGGGTCTCGGTGGAGAACGTCCAGGTCTTCAACAGGGCGATCGTGGCGGCGGGTGGTCCTCCGGATCTCGTCACTGCGATTCCCGAGCCGACCCTCGAGTCCGCCAAGGAGCTGATGGAGCACCCCGACGTGCGTGTGCTCCTGGTGACCGGAGGCCCCGGCGTCGTCAGGGAGGCGCTGCGCACGCCCAAGAAGGCGATCACGGCAGGTCCGGGCAACCCACCCGCAGTCGTCGACCCGACGGCAGACGTCGAGGCTGCCGGGCGCGACATCGTCCGCGGGGCATCGTTCGACAACAACGTGATCTGCACCGACGAGAAGACGACGATCGTCGTCGACACGGTCGCCGACCGGCTCGTGCAAGCCATGACCCATCACGGTGCCTACCGCCTCAAGGATCACGAGCTGAAGCGCCTCGAGCGGGTCATCTTCAAGGAGTTGGGGTCTCCTTCGAAGCCGGGTGTGATCAACACGACGTGGATCGGCAAGGACGCCGCCAAGATCGCAGCCGAGGCCGGCATCATGATCGATCCGGCCACCAGGCTCCTCGTCGCCGAGGTGCCGGTCGAGCACAGCCTCGTCTGGACGGAGCAGATGATGCCGGTGATGCCGGTGGCCCGCGTGAGGGACGTGGAGGTCGCAATCGACCTGGCGGTGCGCTCCGAGCACGGCTTCCGGCACACCGCCTCGATCCACTCGACGAACGTGGCGACGATCACCCGGATGGCGCGCGCCATGAACTGCAGCATCTTCGTCGCCAACGGCCCGAACTACGCCGGGCTGGGGGAGGGCGGCGAGGGCTTCACGTCGTTCTCGATCGCCAGCCCGACGGGTGAGGGCATGACGCGCCCCAGGACGTTCTCGCGGATCAGGCGCGTGACCGTCGTCGGAGCGCTGCGGATTGTCTGACCGGAGCGCCGACCCGGCGATCGGGGTGCTCGAGTACGGCTCGATCTCGGCTGGGATCGTCGCCGGCGACGCCATGGTGAAGTCGTCTCCGGTCGGGTCGATCTACGCCGGCTCGACCCATCCCGGCAAGTACCTGGTGCTCGTGAGCGGGGACACGGCGAGCGTGGAGACCTCCCTCCAGGCGGGCAGGGATGCAGCGGGCGTGCCACCCGACGACGAGGTGTTCCTGGCGGACGTCCACGCCGACGTCGCCGCGGCGGTGGTCGGTGACGACTCGGCGGCGTCGCTGGCGGGCGAGGCGCTCGGGATCGTCGAGACGGCGACCATCCCGGCGCTCCTTGCGGCAGCCGACGCCGGCGTCAAGGCGGCGCCCGTCCGCTTGGCAGCGCTGCGAATCGCCGACGACCTCGGTGGGAAGGGGTATCTGCTGTTCGCCGGAGCCGTCGCAGACGTCGAGGCCTCGCTGGAACGGGCGGTCGCCGCCGCCGGCCGCCGCCTCGTCAGGTCCGACCTCATCGCCATGCTCCATGCAGAGATGGCCGCCAACCTCGAGTCGGAGCTGCGATTCATGCGCCGGGTGGTGCTCCGCATCAAGGAGCGGGCGAGCTGATGCAACTCGGGCGCGTCGTGGGAACGGTCGTCGCCTCGACCAAGGTCGCCGGCCTCGAGGGCGTGAAGTTCCTCGTCGTGCAGCCCCTCGACAAGGCACAGGAGCCCGTCGGCCGTCCAATCGTCGCCGCCGATGCGGTTCACATGGCCGGGCGCGGCGAGCTCGTGTACTGGGTGGCTGCCCGAGAGGCGGCGGAGGCGATGGAGGAGCGCTTCGTCCCCGTCGACCATGCCGTCGTCGGCATCGTCGACGAGGCCCACCTCTCATGAGGATCGCCAGAGTCGCCGGGACGGTCACGTCGACGATCAATCACCCCACGTTCGACGGGAGGAGCCTCCTGATCTGCGACTACGTGAGCCCGGACGGACAGCCGGAAGGCGGGTACGTGATCGCGGTCGACACGATCGGAGCCGCCCCGGACGAGACGGTGCTCGTCCTCGACGAGGGCAGCTCGGCCAGGCAGGCGCTCGGGCTGTCCACCGGCCCGGTGCGAGCGCTGGTCGTCGGGATCGTCGACGCCGTGGCGATGGTTCCGGTGCTCCCCCTGTGAGGCGGGTCGTCGCGGCCTGCTTGGCGTTGGGACTGGCGGCATGCACCTCTGTCCCGGACGTCGACGAGCCGATCGTCATCGAGGAGGTCGACAACTGCGGGGCGATCGTCGAAGCCGGGATCCGGCTGGTCCTGCAACTCGCCCAGGAGCTGGAACTCGCTCCTCTCGACGTGGCGTCCGGCGACGCCGAACCGACGCCCCGGCTTCGTGAGCTCCAGCAGACCGGCGCCGCCCTCGACGAACGGGCTGCCTCCTTCGAATGCGACCCGGCCGACATCAACAGCCGGATCGCCGAGGGGCTCCCCGAGCTGGAGTCGACGCATCCCGCAGTGGTGCTGCTCTACGACCAGGTGACCGGGGGAGTGATCGGCACGCTTCCCACCGCATCCACGAGCACCGCCCCCGACCAGACGACCGACTCAGGCTGACCCCCTTCCACCAGTCACCCGGGGCTCTTCTTACGCGGTCTCCCGCTCTGCGGGGGACCGGCGAGCGGGCGCAGCCCCGAGCCGAGGGGGTGTCTGGCTGCCGTCACACCCGCCCGAGCCGGGAGGCGGCTGCGCTGTCGAGCACCCAGATGACGTCGGCGGCCCGGCTGCTCACCAGGTGCGCCGGGTACGGGACATCGTCGTCGATGATCTCGCCGACCACGCCCGCCTTGGCCTCCCCGACGACGACGAACAGCAGCGTGCGCGCCGACCACAGCAAGGGCAGCGTCGCGGTGAGGCGCCAGACACCCTTGTCCGCCACCCAGTTCTCGACGTATGACCTCTCGGTCTCGCCGAGGGCCGCGGTGCCGGGGAAGAGTGAGGCGGTGTGGCCGTCGTCACCGATGCCGAGCATCACCAGGTCTGGGGCAGCGATGCCGTCCCGCTCCACCCAGATCTCCTGCAGCCGCCGCTCGTAGTCGGCGGCTGCTTCGGCAGGGGTCGGCAGCGACGTGTCGGGAGCGACCACCTCCGCCCCGACGGCACCTGCGAGCGTTCGACGTGCCATGCCGGCGTTCGAGTCCGGATCGTCATGCGGGACCCAACGCTCGTCACCCAGCCACAACGAGACGTTCGACCAGTCGATGTCCGCCCGAGCCAGCAGCCGGTGCGTCTCCGTCGGCGTCGACCCTCCCGCGAGACCGATCGTGAACGGTCCCCCCGCATCCCGGACGGCTGCGGAGACGTGCTCGGCGGCGCGTGCCGCCACGGCTCCCGGAGACTGCTCGATGATCACTCGTGCCACGCGCCGCAAGGTAGTGCCGCCCCGGCACGCCCGGTACGGTGGCGCGGTGATCGAGCGGGTCGAGATCGCATGGGACGGCGGTGTCACGTCGGGGCGCTGGCACCCGGGGGATGGCCTCATCGGAGTCGTGCTGGCTCACGGGGCGGGCGCCGGCCAGGACCATGCCTTCATGGTGGCTGTACGCGACGGCCTGGCCGCCGCCCGGGTGGCCGTGCTCACGTTCAACTACGACTACGCCGAGGCGGGGCGGCGGGCTCCGGATCGGCTGCCGAAGCTCCTCGCCGTGCATCGCGCCGCGGCGAGTTGGTGCTCTGCCCGGGCCGACAGTGTGGTCCTCGCAGGCAAGTCCATGGGAGGCAGGGTCGGCTCTCACCTCGTGGGCGATGACGGCTGGCCGGCCGCCGGGCTCGTCTACCTCGGCTATCCACTCGTCCCGCCGGGGAAGGGGCCGCGGCCGACCGACCACCTGAACCGCATCGCGGTGCCGCAGCTGTTCGTGGCGGGGAGCCGCGATCGGCTGAGTCCTCCCGACCTGATCGAGCCGCTCGCCGCTGCGCTCCCATCTGCGCGAGCCGTGATCGTCGAAGGCGCCGACCACTCGTTTCGCGTCCCGAAGACCCATCCGGGCCCCGATCCGCTGGCATGGGCGATCGCGGCGACGGTCGAGTGGCTGCACGAGCTGTAGCCGGGGTGCCGTCACGGAGGGGGCAGGTACGTCCCTCGCTTCACCCTTGCCGACCGTACGTCGAAGACCCACACCGAGCCCTTCTTCGCCTCGAGTGGGCCCTCCAGCTTCACTCCGCGCGACGCCAGGTCGGCGACCAGGCCCATGATGTTGTCGCCGTGCGAGCAGACGACGACGCTCTCTCCCGGGTACCTCGAGATGAGCTTGCGGAGCTGCTTCGGTGAGGCCTCCTCGGCCAGGGCCCGCGTCGTCTCCAGGTGGACGCCGATTGCGGACGCCAGCGGGGCGACGGACTGCTCGCAGCGCACGTACGGGCTGGTGACGATCCTGCTGAGAGGGGTGGTGGACAACGCGTCGCGGAGCTGCGACGCCTGCTGGAAGCCGCGTTTGCTCAACGGTCGGAGCGAGTCTCGCTTCGTCCACTGCTTCCTGTCGCCCGCCAAGGCGTGGCGGACCACGTAGATCCTGCTCGAGCTCGACCGTTT from Acidimicrobiia bacterium includes:
- the pgl gene encoding 6-phosphogluconolactonase, whose translation is MARVIIEQSPGAVAARAAEHVSAAVRDAGGPFTIGLAGGSTPTETHRLLARADIDWSNVSLWLGDERWVPHDDPDSNAGMARRTLAGAVGAEVVAPDTSLPTPAEAAADYERRLQEIWVERDGIAAPDLVMLGIGDDGHTASLFPGTAALGETERSYVENWVADKGVWRLTATLPLLWSARTLLFVVVGEAKAGVVGEIIDDDVPYPAHLVSSRAADVIWVLDSAAASRLGRV
- a CDS encoding NUDIX hydrolase → MTAVSLVPSPDAIWAAGALLHRRNDGRLEVLVAHRPRYDDWSLPKGKLNRKERFEAAAVREVREETGMKGSIVAPIGTIAYVTPAGNHKIVRYWLMEAAGGAFEKNPEVDEIRWLTPKQARARLTYPIDRAVLNRATELLKRSSSSRIYVVRHALAGDRKQWTKRDSLRPLSKRGFQQASQLRDALSTTPLSRIVTSPYVRCEQSVAPLASAIGVHLETTRALAEEASPKQLRKLISRYPGESVVVCSHGDNIMGLVADLASRGVKLEGPLEAKKGSVWVFDVRSARVKRGTYLPPP
- a CDS encoding alpha/beta family hydrolase, with amino-acid sequence MIERVEIAWDGGVTSGRWHPGDGLIGVVLAHGAGAGQDHAFMVAVRDGLAAARVAVLTFNYDYAEAGRRAPDRLPKLLAVHRAAASWCSARADSVVLAGKSMGGRVGSHLVGDDGWPAAGLVYLGYPLVPPGKGPRPTDHLNRIAVPQLFVAGSRDRLSPPDLIEPLAAALPSARAVIVEGADHSFRVPKTHPGPDPLAWAIAATVEWLHEL
- a CDS encoding EutN/CcmL family microcompartment protein — translated: MRIARVAGTVTSTINHPTFDGRSLLICDYVSPDGQPEGGYVIAVDTIGAAPDETVLVLDEGSSARQALGLSTGPVRALVVGIVDAVAMVPVLPL
- a CDS encoding BMC domain-containing protein, producing MSDRSADPAIGVLEYGSISAGIVAGDAMVKSSPVGSIYAGSTHPGKYLVLVSGDTASVETSLQAGRDAAGVPPDDEVFLADVHADVAAAVVGDDSAASLAGEALGIVETATIPALLAAADAGVKAAPVRLAALRIADDLGGKGYLLFAGAVADVEASLERAVAAAGRRLVRSDLIAMLHAEMAANLESELRFMRRVVLRIKERAS
- a CDS encoding aldehyde dehydrogenase; this translates as RAEDKVIKNRLVTTRTPGPEDLEPQAVTGDQGMMVTEYAPYGTIGAITPTTNPTSTIINNAIATVAAGNSIVFNVHPNAKRVSVENVQVFNRAIVAAGGPPDLVTAIPEPTLESAKELMEHPDVRVLLVTGGPGVVREALRTPKKAITAGPGNPPAVVDPTADVEAAGRDIVRGASFDNNVICTDEKTTIVVDTVADRLVQAMTHHGAYRLKDHELKRLERVIFKELGSPSKPGVINTTWIGKDAAKIAAEAGIMIDPATRLLVAEVPVEHSLVWTEQMMPVMPVARVRDVEVAIDLAVRSEHGFRHTASIHSTNVATITRMARAMNCSIFVANGPNYAGLGEGGEGFTSFSIASPTGEGMTRPRTFSRIRRVTVVGALRIV
- a CDS encoding EutN/CcmL family microcompartment protein, whose translation is MQLGRVVGTVVASTKVAGLEGVKFLVVQPLDKAQEPVGRPIVAADAVHMAGRGELVYWVAAREAAEAMEERFVPVDHAVVGIVDEAHLS